Proteins encoded within one genomic window of Felis catus isolate Fca126 chromosome C1, F.catus_Fca126_mat1.0, whole genome shotgun sequence:
- the TTC22 gene encoding tetratricopeptide repeat protein 22 — MAEPEPAAEDLDALVDDLDYLPGHFHLEMQLNFEPRSPASLRARDLKLQRDGLRQELELAAAPQRPAVRHLLGAFAFYLEELDEARERFLEVAREDPGNLNAWANLVHVYGRLGQEEDEEACAGRLAGLMGLAAEGQAAGDPRLRAARCLAEQGYAHGFDVGCASPEERARVLAAGIALYDKALGYGQQIPAEEKRGWYFTMATLFIRLDGIFLELGSEEQKRLPAFNRTLALLRQVLKSSDPHHQALAWCYLGMLLERKDTFSTTPMGVHDCGYSGTDPLDCFGKAIEIAKDQPPILNRLAKIFHFLGKQDMAIGTCNMALDVLRDPELNWQAYCTRAKIHLRAYLHDLERAKMGLGGMPDRNHLACAKADLEEVVKVCPGLKTYLDIGQVYYYMGVDAVQELLAVDEAALNQALVFLAKAGESELGASLPELQLLRGKCLRIKGEDANAAACFKRAVELDDAGSNHTEGFGCLLEALLAQWSQEQLSDAELGREVDAWLRRAQGKYPAARLRQELQRVWRGHTGEVLGLARALVAQGRPALVRLLFETMEQDGEGSGVPRGRRAFSL, encoded by the exons ATGGCGGAGCCGGAGCCCGCGGCCGAGGACCTGGACGCCCTCGTCGACGACCTGGACTACCTGCCGGGCCACTTCCACCTGGAGATGCAGCTGAACTTTGAGCCGCGCTCGCCGGCCTCGCTCCGCGCCCGGGACCTGAAGCTGCAGCGGGACGGCCTCCGGCAGGAGCTCGAGCTGGCGGCCGCCCCGCAGCGCCCCGCCGTGCGCCACCTCCTAGGCGCCTTCGCCTTCTACCTGGAGGAGCTGGACGAGGCCCGCGAGCGCTTCCTCGAGGTGGCCCGCGAGGACCCGGGCAACCTCAACGCCTGGGCCAACCTGGTGCACGTGTACGGGCGGCTGGGCCAGGAGGAAGACGAGGAGGCGTGCGCCGGGCGGCTGGCCGGCCTCATGGGCCTGGCGGCCGAGGGCCAGGCGGCCGGGGACCCTCGGCTCCGCGCCGCGCGCTGCCTGGCCGAGCAGGGCTACGCGCACGGCTTCGACGTGGGCTGCGCCAGCCCGGAGGAGCGAGCGCGGGTGCTGGCCGCCGGCATCGCGCTCTACGACAAGGCGCTGGGCTACGGGCAGCAG ATCCCAGCGGAGGAGAAAAGGGGCTGGTACTTCACCATGGCCACGCTCTTCATCAG GCTAGATGGCATCTTCCTGGAGCTGGGCAGTGAGGAGCAGAAGAGGCTGCCTGCCTTCAACCGCACGCTGGCCCTGCTCCGGCAAGTGCTCAAGTCCTCGGACCCCCACCACCAAG CTCTGGCCTGGTGCTACCTCGGGATGCTGCTGGAGAGGAAGGACACCTTCTCCACCACCCCCATGGGTGTCCACGACTGCGGGTACTCGGGAACCGACCCCCTGGACTGCTTTGGCAAG GCCATTGAGATAGCCAAGGACCAACCCCCCATCCTGAATCGCCTGGCCAAAATCTTCCACTTCCTAGGGAAGCAGGATATGGCCATTGGAACCTGCAACATGGCTCTAGATGTCCTACGGGATCCGGAGCTCAACTGGCAGGCATACTGCACAAGGGCCAAG ATCCACCTCAGAGCCTACCTGCACGACCTGGAGCGAGCCAAGATGGGGCTCGGGGGCATGCCTGACAGGAACCACCTGGCCTGTGCCAAGGCCGACCTGGAGGAAGTGGTCAAGGTGTGCCCAGGCCTCAAGACCTACCTGGACATTGGCCAG GTCTACTACTACATGGGTGTGGACGCCGTGCAGGAGCTGCTGGCGGTGGATGAGGCGGCGCTGAACCAGGCGCTCGTCTTCCTGGCCAAGGCCGGCGAGTCGGAGCTGGGCGCCTCGCTGCCCGAGCTGCAGCTGCTGCGGGGCAAGTGCCTGCGCATCAAGGGCGAGGATGCCAACGCGGCGGCCTGCTTCAAGCGCGCCGTGGAGCTGGACGACGCGGGCTCCAACCACACCGAGGGCTTCGGCTGCCTGCTCGAGGCGCTGCTGGCGCAGTGGAGCCAGGAGCAGCTGAGCGACGCCGAGCTGGGCCGCGAGGTGGACGCGTGGCTGCGCCGCGCCCAGGGCAAGTACCCCGCGGCGCGCCTGCGCCAGGAGCTGCAGCGCGTGTGGCGCGGCCACACGGGCGAGGTGCTGGGGCTGGCCCGGGCCTTGGTGGCCCAGGGACGGCCGGCGCTGGTGCGACTGCTCTTCGAGACCATGGAGCAGGACGGCGAGGGCTCGGGCGTGCCGCGGGGCCGCCGCGCCTTCTCCCTCTAA